TGAGTATGGGTGGTACAATGAGAAACTCAAGTGAAAGGAAAACTGACAGACCTATAGGAATTTGCAAATTCACAACCCGACTCAAAGTGACGTCACATGTTACAGCAATTGTGAAATTCAAAAGGACCACTATGTGTGGAATACAAGTTTGAAAAGCTTTGCCTTTAAACTGTGCCGAGCTTTTCTGACAAATGACTAGAATTTTTACATAGGATAATAGTATTAAACCTAAAGGGATGATGgtagttattattaataaaaacaagccaAAAGCATTATTGATTATAATGTTGTCACAAGAAAGCTTGACTACTTCATAGCTATGGCAGTATACCTTAAATAGTTTGTTACCACACATTTTCAGTTTGGTAGTTAAAAGTGCAGCAACACCAATCAAAATCATTGGAAAAGTCAGGTGTATAACTATTAAACAAGCAAGAAACCTTAGTGTAACTATGCTGTGGTAATGTAAAGGTTTACAAATTGCAGCAAATCTGTCAAACGCCATTATCATCAATATTGAGAACTCATTTGCTATATATGTGAAAATGACAAAAGACTGGGAGAAGCATGCTTCACGGGAGATTGAGTGTGTTTCAGACAGCAAGTCTGTCAGAACTCTTGGGAAAAAGCCAGCTGTACCAAATAGAGAGTTGATAGACAAGCATGAAAGTAGAATGTACATAGGCTGGTGTAATGTCCTTTCCAGAAGTACCGCAAGCATAATAaggacattaaataatattatagaaATGTACAGAATAAAACCCAAACTGAAGAGAGCATATCTTATGTACCCAAGATTTTCAAACAGCATGAAGTTAAAACCGGTATAATTTTCCATTTTGCTTTAGGAACCAAGGTTTTCCATCAGTGACCTGAAGAAGAAAGTACAGAAAAATATGCAATTAACTACAGTGTTACAACTACCTGATAACAATGAGGTTACATTTGTTAAAATCAATGAACAATTTACACCATACAATCATTTTGGAGACATCTCTGAATACATTTCTACACAAAATAACATTAGTTGATGGCTTGTTCCCAAACTGAATATTACATCAACAGGCAACCTAACATTAATTTTCCACCTTACACAAatgaaaacacttttttaaataccatttgtGATACATCTTGACATGACCATTGCTTCGAAATGTGAGTGAAAAGGGGTTTAGAAGAACTGTGAGTCTGCAGAACTCTAGAGTTTTTATAGGGTTATCACATTTCTCAGGAGCCTTTGGTCTTTTGCATAAAAACACAGGCACCAGTTAGATTTGACttgaattataatatattacatattaaatgaCATTACATGTTGCACCTCACAAGTCCTCCCTCTGTcagaattttgaaagaaattaatagtaatttttggagaaatgtttaaaataatttacagaaTCTATCAGCGggttaaaaaatctgtttaaatacTCATgatggtcagtcagtcagtctttattcatttcccgaaggcaatttggttgcagcatacaagcatatcacacataatacacaaatgctgatttgattcagacagggctggcgcgtccatagaggtgaCCTGGGCGGCAGAATaggtcctcactttcatccgcgaaccCGCCACTTTTTGCTCCGGCCCTAGATTCAGAAGgtcacttgtttgtcagacggctcaccttTCAGGTATACATcagcgctaaaatatcaaggtgaaagtcatcatagcttgcgtagaatagacccagctcccaactccactttgagaatagattaacgtcGATATTAGTCTCGCGCGATAAAAGTCTTGCGTTAATGCCAGTAAtggcccacccctaatatatatatatattagttgttcaagcgtaaaacgaatTGAAAGACCACTATGTAACCAttagcgccgtcagtagcaacaggctagcgcagaaatttcattgaaaatattggggtaaagtaaactgtcatattttaaacacatGCAGCATGGTGGCgcggtgggtagcacaatcgtctcgcagcaagaaggttgctggttcaaggtGTTTGGGTGTAtggtctatgggtgtttcccagtactgggttgctgctggaagggcatccgatgtgtaaaacgtacagaatgctggataaattggcggttcatttcgctgtggcgacccctgataaataaagggactaagctgaaggaaaatgaatgagtttcagGATTCTTTCAAGACAAGAGCTTTGGAAAAGACCATTAGGACAAGTACTTTTGTCTGTGatgtaccagcctgatctcacaagaaaacgtaagtattttacattttgtcagtttagtagctaattcgtacgaattgtacgattttaaaaaaggaggcgtggcacctaaccccaccctaaacccaaccgtcattgggggatgagcaaatcgtactaaattgtacgaattagatcgtacgaattcatacgaattagccactaaatcaaaaagttacgaattgccgtgagattgttaAATGTACTGTACCAGCTTTTAATCCAGAATGGTTTATTGTTTACAAACAAAAAGCTTGGCCATGTCAAACCATTCGGAAGATGGATGAAGGGTTTTGTTTCTGAGTATATGCCATGATTGTAAATAAAATCCAAGTTATCACTTTTCTAATCTCTACCATACTGCTACAATAGCTCtatagattaaatacaataaccGTGGCTTTAGCCAGACAACACTGTAGTAAGCATTATACATAAGTAGTAATTGTTGGGACTTACTGCACATACAATGTTTAAATGAATGCAGGTTCTCAATCCACACAATGTCCACAATTAATTCCTGAATGCTGTTATAGAACCACAAGATCCCAATAGAAACAAAAGCGTCTGACTAATTGAATGTTGGTTAAGTCAAGCTAAAAACCTATTGTAAAATGGCTTAACATATATTCAAAAAGGCGACAACACCaaatcaaaaatgacaatttattcaattaaaaaggcTTTTTCAAAGTGTATACCGTTTCATCAGACAGTTTATCATAATAAGTCGCTCCacattaataaattatacatctttgatttaaaatggcttaaattgattgcatattaatataaaaagttgCTAATTATAGTGAAATCGCTTTTACATAAAAGAAAATCAACACATTTAATTCATTGCTTACTCGAATACTCCCACTTGTTTCTTGAAAAACAGTCTCATAACTTGTTGAAGCACTGTTGTCAGATTTAATCCGTAAATAAGGGGGTTTAAAATGGGAGGCATGACTAGGAATTTTAGGGCCATGAAATTTCATACAGCTTGAGGGAGATTCTTTGAGCCATAGCGACTCAACAACACATCAAACAGTAATTCTATAGccacaataaacaataaaaacagatgtggTATATGTGTGCATAAATTTGTGCCTAACCTTAAATGACTATATGAACAGTATATCAATACTGCATGCCCAAAATATTCTATAATTacaattaggggtgtcaaaattaattgtttctttggtgcactcCGATccagatgcggacaattcggtatcggttcaataataatcattttcTCTCCtatcttttcctctcggctgtatgcattcaggcgcaggaataaatttcctaataaagcgcaggagcggtcggtaactctggtgtaattttaactaGGGCTGGGTATCATTCCAAAATTTTCGATACCAATACCCGGAATTCGATACCGGTTCCGAACAatacttttttcgatacttttattttaggaaatataTGTTAACAAGATTACATAACACATAATCTCAGGGAaactttggttttattttttcaggatgtttgtgacacttttcacagcaggcttatctttaagaccaataaacaaaggaacaaaagcacaaaatgaacaaagtgtagttacaatatattagtgcaaacagttttaataaagttcaagcacttttaagtcaatcaatttgaagtatttgtgaggcttactgctgcttaaaggtttagttcacccaaaaattgaaattctgagcgctgcgtttcaagtacaaagatgcattctgcctgaatgtgtcctaaatactttatgaattcatcagtaatatcttttttaaaaatctgaaaatagacAATTTAATTTGTCATTACTGCAGACTAGGTAGGTGGGCTTATTTTAATGCATGCCATCACTGTCCATTATGACATTTCATATTTATATagacaataattatatatatttttttacattttaatcttttaaaatgttcatatttaaacCTAATTTTTGCTGCTTATCATGTGTGTGAAATAAGCAACATTTAGGCTAAGCGCATTGGACCTGCCTATCACTAACACGttctttaaataatcaaatatatctTGTGTCATTAagtttagaccagcttttagtcgGTCAATGGTCTATTTTAGTTgtctcaaaaaaagcaatgtgccTTAACATGCCTTTAAACTTGAAGGGATGTGAATTTGGCAGGGTACAGAAAGGGTGGGAGCCATCTCCATCCCCTGTGCCAAATCCATCTGCATTTCCCTTGACTTTTACTTCCGTTCTGCTTCAATGTGCCATAGGCTCCTTCTTAAAGAACCTCCAGGCAGCCGCAGAGTGCAAAGCCACGCTGCTCAAGGGGTGACTGTGTGTGCTTCGCCCTGAGACTCTCAACACAAAGCTCATGTGTGTCTTCGGCAGTGATGAAATGAGGGCACAAAGGAGGACACAGCTCAACTCTTCTTTTTGCCATAATAACAATGCTTTGCAACAATCGATTTGAGAATCAGTTTGAGAATTGTATGCTTGTGAGCCTATAGTATTGGAAAAGGACAACATTCACACACAATGCTTCTTAAAGGCAGATATGTTAGAGCTGATTGATCAGCTCAGTCTTTGTTTCTTCCTGGTTCAACATCATGCATGCAGGGATCACCTATGAATTTCATTGGACTGATTTCACTTGAGCTTCAAGAAGCTTTATTAAAGCTTGAGTTTCCTTGATAAAGAACAAATAATTGCCACACTGCAAATGATTTCTATGTGCCACTACAGTGCAGTTCATGTtatgctatatttatttatattttatttttgaggaCAGCTTTTAAC
This genomic interval from Danio aesculapii chromosome 15, fDanAes4.1, whole genome shotgun sequence contains the following:
- the LOC130242340 gene encoding olfactory receptor 51L1-like — encoded protein: MENYTGFNFMLFENLGYIRYALFSLGFILYISIILFNVLIMLAVLLERTLHQPMYILLSCLSINSLFGTAGFFPRVLTDLLSETHSISREACFSQSFVIFTYIANEFSILMIMAFDRFAAICKPLHYHSIVTLRFLACLIVIHLTFPMILIGVAALLTTKLKMCGNKLFKVYCHSYEVVKLSCDNIIINNAFGLFLLIITTIIPLGLILLSYVKILVICQKSSAQFKGKAFQTCIPHIVVLLNFTIAVTCDVTLSRVVNLQIPIGLSVFLSLEFLIVPPILNPLVYAFNLPDIRKKMISLIKTLK